A genomic window from Ascaphus truei isolate aAscTru1 chromosome 1, aAscTru1.hap1, whole genome shotgun sequence includes:
- the LOC142490774 gene encoding uncharacterized protein LOC142490774, with protein sequence MYAKIESERLLYIRLHQKQLRVDQYIHLKDAVGNDGHVDNIGKMLILPATFTGSPRHMHEYAQDAMAYVRAYGRPDFFITFTCNPAWPEIKIELAHGQAHSDRHDLIARVFRQKLITLIHIITKTYIFGQTRCWMYSIEWQKRGLPHAHILIWLKEKIHAIDIDKVISAELPHPEEDPILFAIVTKNMIHGPCGNINIQAPCMKDGKCTKKFPKPFIADTQSGDDGYPQYRRRAPTDGGYTATMTIRGNKNIQVDNKWVVPYCTLLIKMYNAHINVEYCNSVKSIKYICKYVNKGSDMAIFGITNEHMRDEVTLYQLGRYISSNEAVWRILAFPIHERHPTVVHLTVHLENGQRVYFTPHNAEAVAAQPPNTTLTAFFQLCQHDSFARTLLYPETPRYYTWNTSTKMFKKRKQGIAVPGTDALASDALGRVYTVHPNNAECFFLRMLLHTIPCPTSFDALKNVNGQLCVTYREACQKLGLLEDDQHCNTTLAEAALHSLPVKIRNLFAIILTTCNPSNPNTLWDTYRESMSEDILAKAQRDNPSLNVHFSPEIFNEVLILLEDTCLSINNKTLLQLGLQAPQRQHNDVLNTDLMREKQYNISLLKEYVAKRKPMLIAEQLYTYDNIMQHITNGQDTVVDNDEAVNYPTEFLHSLEPSGMPPHHLRLKDEDAEAEG encoded by the exons ATGTATGCTAAAATTGAAAGTGAGCGTCTTCTATACATACGTTTACATCAAAAACAACTTCGCGTTGATCAATACATACATCTAAAGGATGCTGTTGGCAACGATGGTCACGTTGACAACATAGGAAAAATGTTAATTCTACCAGCAACATTCACAGGAAGTCCTCGACACATGCACGAATATGCTCAAGACGCTATGGCATATGTTCGAGCGTATGGACGACCagatttttttattacatttacatgtaATCCAGCTTGGCCAGAAATAAAAATAGAACTTGCGCATGGACAGGCACACAGCGATCGACACGACTTAATTGCCAGAGTATTTAGACAAAAACTAATCACATTAATTCACATCATCACTAAGACTTATATCTTTGGACAAACACGATGCTGGATGTACTCAATTGAGTGGCAGAAAAGAGGTCTTCCACATGCTCATATTCTTATATGGCTCAAAGAAAAGATACATGCCATAGACATCGATAAAGTTATCTCTGCAGAGTTGCCACATCCAGAAGAAGACCCAATACTATTTGCAATAGTCACAAAAAATATGATTCATGGCCCATGTGGAAACATTAATATTCAGGCACCATGTATGAAAGACGGTAAATGCACAAAAAAATTTCCTAAACCATTCATTgcagacacacaaagtggagatgaTGGATATCCTCAATATCGACGACGCGCTCCCACAGACGGTGGATACACAGCAACAATGACTATTCGAGGCAACAAAAACATCCAAGTTGACAACAAATGGGTTGTTCCATATTGTACACTTCTAATTAAAATGTATAACGCACACATTAATGTTGAATACTGCAATTCCGTTAAatctattaaatacatttgcaagtatGTAAACAAGGGAAGCGACATGGCCATTTTTGGAATAACAAATGAACACATGAGGGACGAAGTTACGCTCTACCAGCTGGGAAGATATATCAGTAGTAATGAAGCTGTTTGGAGGATTTTAGCTTTTCCCATTCACGAACGACACCCAACCGTTGTTCACCTCACTGTTCATTTAGAAAATGGACAGAGAGTATACTTCACACCTCACAATGCAGAGGCAGTTGCTGCTCAACCACCAAACACAACTTTAACTGCCTTCTTTCAATTATGTCAACACGACTCTTTTGCAAGGACATTGCTTTATCCGGAAACTCCACGATATTATACTTGGAATACATCAACAAAAATGTTCAAGAAAAGAAAGCAGGGTATAGCTGTTCCCGGAACTGATGCCCTTGCAAGTGACGCCTTAGGCCGTGTGTACACAGTTCACCCAAACAACGCTGAATGCTTCTTTCTACGAATGCTACTTCATACCATTCCATGCCCAACTTCATTTGACGCTCTTAAAAATGTCAACGGTCAACTGTGTGTGACTTATCGAGAAGCTTGCCAAAAACTTGGATTACTAGAGGATGATCAACACTGTAATACTACATTAGCCGAAGCTGCATTACACTCATTACCAGTAAAAATTCGCAATCTTTTTGCCATTATCCTTACCACCTGCAATCCATCAAACCCCAACACTCTATGGGACACATATCGAGAAAgcatgagtgaagatatacttgCCAAAGCACAGAGAGACAATCCATCACTCAATGTTCACTTTTCACCTGAgattttcaacgaggtactcatattgttagaagatacatgtctctctatAAATAACAAAACACTCCTTCAATTAGGTCTGCAAGCTCCACAACGTCAGCATAACGATGTACTCAATACggaccttatgcgagagaaacaatacaatatttcgcTGCTCAAAGAATATGTTGCAAAAAGAAAACCTATGTTAATTGCAGAACAACTTTacacctatgacaacatcatgcagcacatCACCAACGGACAAG ATACAGTTGTGGATAACGATGAAGCCGTGAACTATCCAactgaattcctacactccctggAACCATCTGGAATGCCACCACATCACCTTCGTCTGAAA GATGAAGATGCAGAGGCCGAAGGATAA